The region GTTAATTGCTGAAATGGCAACTGGGGAAAGTGCATATAGAACAGCGCCGGATGTGGTGAGCCATCTATTTGTTGAGAACTCCTTAAAGAAGAGATGTCCGGTTAGCGCCAGCAATACTGGCGCCAGAAAGAAGAGCGCTGCAATAAAGAAGTTCACGTTTCCGAAGAATGGAGTAGCCGCCACCGCAAGAAAAGCCATCCACGTTGGGGCTGATGCGGATGTGCCCATAGCGATGGAGTGCCAACCACTGAAATAGGTATTCCAGAGCGCACTTACACCTGAAGGCTGTTCAGGTAAGGCGCCTCCAGATATTGAACCCAACCTAAATCTTGACCAGAAGAAAGTTAAAACAAATAAAAATAATGTGGCTGCGATTAATGGACGTTTTAAGAGCGTTATCCAACTGCGACTGTTAGCGGGAGTAAGCAAATCTTCTTCATCTAAATTCTCATCAAGCAGAGACGGGTTTCGGACTTCGGTAATCTCACTTGGGAATAGCTGCTCACGAACCCACTCTGCTGAACGCGAGGCGGCCAATCTAAGTTGTGACCATCTCGAAGGAATAAATCGAAGCGCAATCCCTGATGGAACAAGGCGTTGCGTTTTTCTTACCTTTCGGGCGCGAAAGAGTTCGCCCGGATGAAGAAATTGCGTTCCTACAGCCAAGATCTCATCACCGGCATAACCCGGCAGTTTTGCAAATAGAAAAGCGATGGACCTAAAAATCGCGCCCGCTAAGAGTTGTACGGTTAGAAAAGGAAGTCGCCACCAAGATGAATTAACTAATAGAACATATGCGGCATTTCGGCGATCTAATAAAAGTGGACGATGTAAGAACGCTTCGGCTACATCAACCGAGCGACGCTCATTTGCAGAAGCTTCTGCATGGAATGCAACAGCGCTTGAAACCGCTATAGCCGCAAATCCTGCTGAGTAGAGGCGCCAACCAAAATCAACATCATCGCGGAATAGATCTAAATTAGGATCAAATCCACCTAGTTGTTCAAATATATCTCGGCGAATCAAAGCACCTGCAGTGCTAACTGCGAGTACTTCATGAACTCCATCGCGCTGTCCTTGGTCATATTCAGCTGGCTCAAGTCCAGTCCAACGATTTCCATTTGCCGCGATGCTGATGCCAATCTCTAAAAGATGGGTGCGATCATGCCAACCAAGTAGTTTGGGGCCGGCCATTGCAACGTTTGGTCGTGTATCAACTTCTGCAATTAAATTTTCAAGTGCAGAACGATCTACAGAAAGATCGTCATGAATTATCCAGAGCCATTCGTGTTCCGGATCACTTGATGCAGGAAGAGTTGCAACAGCATGCGACACTGCTTCGCCGAAACCGGTATCGCGATCCATTGGTAGCACTGGAATTCGTGCGCCCTTAACAAGTTTCGCGGATGAATCAATAGAACCTGTATCAACGGCAACTATCGAATCAACTTGCAGAGTCTGCGAAGTTAAAGAGGCAACTACTTCGGGCAACCAAAGTTGTCCATCATGTAGTACCAGAATCGCGGTGACGCGATGTGAACTCATGAGAGTTACGCTGGGCGGCGCTTCAAACGGCGACGCTCACGTTCGGAGAGT is a window of Candidatus Planktophila lacus DNA encoding:
- a CDS encoding glycosyltransferase family 2 protein, with amino-acid sequence MSSHRVTAILVLHDGQLWLPEVVASLTSQTLQVDSIVAVDTGSIDSSAKLVKGARIPVLPMDRDTGFGEAVSHAVATLPASSDPEHEWLWIIHDDLSVDRSALENLIAEVDTRPNVAMAGPKLLGWHDRTHLLEIGISIAANGNRWTGLEPAEYDQGQRDGVHEVLAVSTAGALIRRDIFEQLGGFDPNLDLFRDDVDFGWRLYSAGFAAIAVSSAVAFHAEASANERRSVDVAEAFLHRPLLLDRRNAAYVLLVNSSWWRLPFLTVQLLAGAIFRSIAFLFAKLPGYAGDEILAVGTQFLHPGELFRARKVRKTQRLVPSGIALRFIPSRWSQLRLAASRSAEWVREQLFPSEITEVRNPSLLDENLDEEDLLTPANSRSWITLLKRPLIAATLFLFVLTFFWSRFRLGSISGGALPEQPSGVSALWNTYFSGWHSIAMGTSASAPTWMAFLAVAATPFFGNVNFFIAALFFLAPVLLALTGHLFFKEFSTNRWLTTSGAVLYALSPVAISAINSGRLSTLIVLLLLPLLAIAARGWFEIEEFSWRKVFALSLLVSIIFAFSPFIFILGIALTGFSIYRDYIDSSSGVNIVLFNARLYRRLALTFTPLLICAPWSFELIINPNRFFLDSGFLLQGSGPNFALLGNPGGPGSLPWYLISPLTLVLVISLFSSTRARFIAEIGFVSLLISILFSAISITGNGTSIATQLYPGTLMAITTMTAIASAIAVSDKLRERLKATHVNFRHISAAVMLIATATYALSATLWVATTAGSAPLQSGREIVLPPFLAVEKDAKTMVIRPRTVGEDVSLNFYLARGGDARLGDPDMAPSNREQITNAVLELADGSGLTSSSTFALNGIKYLFLKNPTDENLVRIIDGLGGFTRASSTNAGIVWKISANTGTVLFTNLAGKTTVLPISQSEFEVTVPEPGTLTLTENYAQGWRAMQEGQRLDRNRSVVNLPVFEVLQPGTVSFLYDGSLRRALISLELIIFITVVVLALPAGRRRREIEDSELA